Proteins co-encoded in one Candidatus Polarisedimenticolaceae bacterium genomic window:
- a CDS encoding DUF4388 domain-containing protein yields the protein MQATFSSQTLAEIFRDLYLGERSGVLELSRSGVDKRIFFDRGMILFAESNADDEDLGRRLVNEGKISPGALAEARRNISESKDLAQALVNRGLIGKETLSHTVRYLVERVVQSSFQWEGGTARFSDGWLLQEIFESDILLTFEVILGGIGSMVEFGPIQEAMKGLDNRLKLRRPTPVPIERLALSPAHGYILSRIDGTSKLDDILALLPPGEEGLTCRFLYGLLVMGVVVYDPPVGEGPFRVGAILRDHADAVALERVQEKLILETYEGLKNKNPQEILGLTSQNVTREAVERAYQDAKDLVSRDRILPRIREKLRSELGLIESRLVEAYLTLTQARSEPKAVEAGSGVGESHVDGMLVRVEMDKTRNKMAVEENARLAEQYYAKAKKFLREADYYNAIQYGKLAISYAPEDARFYFLLGECQVKNPDQRWQRMAEQNYLKAAELDQWNVEYRVSLGKFYKRRGLKLRAKKQFEEALQLSPTHEAALKELEALA from the coding sequence ATGCAGGCCACGTTCAGCAGCCAGACGCTCGCGGAGATCTTCCGCGATCTCTACCTGGGAGAGCGCTCGGGAGTCCTCGAGCTCTCTCGCAGCGGCGTCGACAAGAGGATCTTCTTCGATCGCGGCATGATCCTCTTCGCTGAGTCGAACGCGGACGACGAAGACCTCGGCCGCCGGCTCGTCAACGAAGGCAAGATCTCGCCGGGGGCGCTCGCCGAGGCGCGGCGCAACATCAGCGAGTCGAAGGATCTCGCCCAGGCCCTCGTCAACCGGGGTCTGATCGGCAAGGAGACCCTCTCGCACACGGTGAGGTATCTCGTCGAGCGGGTCGTTCAGTCCTCGTTCCAGTGGGAGGGCGGCACGGCCCGCTTCAGCGACGGCTGGCTGCTGCAGGAGATCTTCGAGAGCGACATCCTCCTCACCTTCGAGGTCATCCTCGGCGGGATCGGCTCGATGGTCGAATTCGGCCCGATCCAGGAGGCGATGAAGGGGCTCGACAACCGGCTCAAGCTCCGCCGCCCGACGCCGGTGCCGATCGAGCGGCTCGCTCTCTCGCCGGCACACGGCTACATCCTGTCGCGCATCGACGGCACGTCGAAGCTCGACGACATCCTGGCGCTCCTCCCTCCCGGAGAGGAGGGGCTGACGTGCCGGTTCCTGTACGGCCTCCTCGTCATGGGGGTCGTGGTCTACGACCCGCCGGTCGGGGAAGGGCCGTTCCGGGTCGGCGCGATCCTGCGCGACCACGCCGACGCGGTCGCGCTCGAGCGGGTGCAGGAGAAGCTCATCCTCGAGACCTACGAAGGGCTGAAGAACAAGAACCCCCAGGAGATCCTCGGCCTCACGTCGCAGAACGTCACGCGTGAGGCGGTCGAGCGCGCGTACCAAGACGCCAAGGACCTCGTCAGCCGCGACCGCATCCTGCCGCGCATCCGCGAAAAACTGCGCTCGGAGCTCGGGCTCATCGAGAGCCGCCTCGTCGAGGCGTATCTGACCCTGACCCAGGCGCGCAGCGAGCCGAAGGCGGTGGAAGCGGGCAGCGGAGTCGGCGAGTCGCACGTCGACGGGATGCTCGTGCGCGTCGAGATGGACAAGACCCGGAACAAGATGGCGGTCGAGGAGAACGCGCGCCTGGCGGAGCAGTACTACGCGAAGGCGAAGAAGTTCCTCCGCGAGGCCGACTACTACAACGCCATCCAGTACGGGAAGCTCGCGATCAGCTACGCGCCCGAGGACGCCCGCTTCTACTTCCTGCTCGGCGAGTGCCAGGTCAAGAATCCCGACCAGCGGTGGCAGCGCATGGCCGAGCAGAACTATTTGAAGGCCGCCGAGCTCGACCAGTGGAACGTCGAGTATCGGGTCTCGCTCGGGAAGTTCTACAAGCGTCGCGGGCTCAAGCTCCGGGCCAAGAAGCAGTTCGAGGAGGCCCTCCAGCTCTCGCCGACGCACGAGGCCGCGCTCAAGGAGCTCGAAGCGCTCGCCTGA
- the fabD gene encoding ACP S-malonyltransferase gives MKSFVALFPGQGSQYPGMGKDLAADPVAASVFAEADAALGEPLSETCFGGTEAELARTETTQPAILTVAVAAFRLYLARGGQPPAAAAGHSLGEYAAHVAAGTLGFTDAVTTVRRRGRFMQEAVPAGTGAMAAILGLERAILERLCLEEAKGEIVSCANFNGAGQIVVAGHAAAVARVAAAASAAGAKRALPLPVSAPFHCALMEPAARRLSEVLSRIAFADPSIPVYTNVDAAPVAAGDVARDALVRQVASCVQWEDEVVRMVDDGHDTFIEFGPGKVLSNLVRRIRKDATVLSVSDRAGIDAALATVEA, from the coding sequence GTGAAGTCGTTCGTCGCGCTGTTTCCGGGCCAGGGATCTCAGTATCCGGGGATGGGGAAGGACCTCGCCGCCGATCCCGTGGCCGCTTCGGTGTTCGCCGAGGCCGACGCCGCGCTTGGCGAGCCGCTGAGCGAGACGTGCTTCGGCGGGACCGAGGCCGAGCTGGCGCGGACCGAGACGACGCAGCCGGCGATCCTCACGGTCGCCGTCGCGGCGTTCCGGCTCTACCTCGCGCGCGGCGGCCAGCCGCCTGCGGCGGCCGCCGGGCATTCGCTGGGCGAGTACGCGGCGCACGTCGCCGCGGGAACGCTCGGTTTCACGGACGCCGTGACGACCGTCCGCCGGCGCGGCCGTTTCATGCAGGAGGCCGTGCCCGCGGGCACAGGAGCGATGGCGGCGATCCTCGGGCTCGAACGTGCGATCCTCGAGCGTCTCTGTCTCGAGGAGGCGAAGGGTGAGATCGTCTCGTGCGCGAACTTCAACGGCGCGGGTCAGATCGTCGTCGCGGGCCATGCCGCGGCCGTCGCGCGCGTGGCCGCCGCGGCGTCGGCGGCCGGAGCGAAGCGGGCACTGCCGCTCCCGGTGAGCGCACCGTTCCATTGCGCCCTCATGGAGCCGGCGGCGCGGAGACTCTCCGAGGTCCTCTCCCGGATCGCGTTCGCCGATCCGTCGATCCCGGTCTACACGAACGTCGACGCCGCCCCGGTGGCTGCGGGCGACGTCGCGCGCGACGCGCTCGTCCGCCAGGTCGCCTCGTGCGTCCAATGGGAGGACGAGGTGGTGCGCATGGTCGACGATGGCCACGACACGTTCATCGAGTTCGGCCCCGGCAAGGTCCTCTCGAACCTCGTGCGCCGGATCCGGAAGGACGCGACGGTGCTCTCGGTGTCCGATCGTGCCGGTATCGACGCCGCCCTCGCGACCGTGGAGGCCTGA
- a CDS encoding electron transfer flavoprotein subunit beta/FixA family protein: MKIAVCIKHVPDTEAKIKIAADGTSPDLAGVKMIISPYDEYALEEALLLKEAGAVQEVVVVGAGDDGAAASLRQALAMGADRAVHVQAPALAGADALGRASTLAAALRVENPDLVFTGKTGVGDDESQVGPMLGELLDRPQVGSVFKMTLAAGRFTAFRGIEGAVEVVEGSLPAVISWDKGEHEPRYASLKGIMAAKKKPLAVVAPEAPAKARHVVRESLTLPPPRPQGRLLPGSPQEAARDLARLLRDEAKVI; the protein is encoded by the coding sequence ATGAAGATCGCGGTCTGCATCAAGCACGTCCCGGACACCGAGGCGAAGATCAAGATCGCCGCGGACGGCACGAGCCCCGACCTCGCCGGCGTCAAGATGATCATCTCGCCTTACGACGAGTACGCGCTCGAGGAGGCGCTCCTCCTCAAAGAGGCCGGCGCCGTGCAGGAGGTCGTCGTCGTCGGGGCGGGGGACGACGGAGCGGCGGCATCTCTCCGCCAGGCGCTCGCGATGGGCGCGGACCGCGCGGTGCACGTCCAGGCCCCCGCCCTCGCCGGCGCGGATGCTCTCGGACGGGCGTCGACCCTCGCCGCGGCGCTTCGCGTCGAGAATCCCGATCTCGTCTTCACCGGCAAGACGGGCGTCGGCGACGACGAGAGCCAGGTCGGCCCGATGCTCGGCGAGCTCCTCGACCGCCCGCAGGTCGGCTCGGTCTTCAAGATGACGCTCGCCGCCGGCCGCTTCACCGCCTTCCGCGGGATCGAGGGCGCGGTCGAGGTCGTCGAAGGCTCCCTGCCTGCCGTCATCTCGTGGGACAAGGGCGAGCACGAGCCGCGCTACGCCTCCCTCAAGGGAATCATGGCGGCGAAGAAGAAGCCGCTCGCGGTGGTCGCCCCGGAGGCGCCTGCCAAGGCGCGCCACGTCGTGCGCGAATCGCTCACGCTCCCGCCGCCGAGGCCGCAGGGGAGGCTCCTCCCCGGCTCGCCGCAAGAGGCCGCGCGCGATCTCGCGCGCCTCCTGCGCGACGAAGCGAAGGTGATCTGA
- the hprK gene encoding HPr(Ser) kinase/phosphatase, which yields MSGNDSSAIPSITIGEMLVDDAASALGLTLLAGAMGLENVVDRPRIQKPGLALAGFLEYVHPGRIQILGKSEISYISERAAAERSRIVSQFCRQGASCFVVTAGLTPPDELVQEAERNGVPLLRTELSSSSAIELLTRYLEDRLAPRAVVHGVLLDIYGLGVLLLGDSGVGKSECAIDLVVRGHRLVSDDVVEIRRRGDALVGTGPELTRYHMELRGVGIINVKELFGVASVRLTKFVEFVIKLDPWKPGKRYDRLGLDEQRHEILGAPLPYVEMPVGPGRNLSVLIEVAARNHLLKLKGYHPARELARRLGERMQPTPSDADSDPMPDREPGDGEA from the coding sequence GTGAGCGGAAACGACAGCAGCGCGATCCCTTCGATCACGATCGGCGAGATGCTCGTGGACGACGCCGCGTCGGCGCTCGGGCTCACGCTCCTCGCCGGAGCGATGGGGCTCGAGAACGTCGTCGACCGGCCCCGCATCCAGAAGCCGGGCCTCGCCCTCGCGGGTTTCCTCGAGTACGTGCACCCCGGACGGATCCAGATCCTGGGCAAGTCGGAGATCAGCTACATCTCCGAGCGCGCCGCCGCCGAGCGCTCGCGGATCGTGTCGCAGTTCTGCCGGCAGGGGGCGAGCTGCTTCGTCGTCACCGCCGGCTTGACGCCGCCCGACGAGCTCGTGCAAGAGGCCGAGCGGAACGGAGTGCCGCTCCTCCGCACGGAGCTGTCGTCGTCGTCCGCGATCGAGCTTCTCACGCGCTACCTCGAAGACCGCCTGGCGCCCCGCGCCGTCGTCCACGGCGTCCTCCTCGACATCTACGGGCTGGGCGTGCTCCTCCTCGGCGACAGCGGCGTCGGGAAGAGCGAGTGCGCGATCGATCTCGTCGTGCGCGGCCACCGCCTCGTGTCGGACGATGTCGTCGAGATCCGCCGCCGCGGCGACGCCCTCGTCGGGACCGGCCCGGAGCTGACCCGCTACCACATGGAGCTGCGCGGGGTCGGGATCATCAATGTCAAGGAGCTGTTCGGGGTCGCCTCGGTGCGGCTCACGAAGTTCGTCGAGTTCGTCATCAAGCTCGACCCATGGAAGCCCGGGAAGCGCTACGACCGGCTGGGGCTGGACGAGCAGCGCCACGAGATCCTCGGGGCGCCGCTGCCGTACGTCGAGATGCCGGTCGGGCCCGGGCGCAACCTCTCGGTGCTCATCGAGGTGGCCGCACGGAACCATCTCCTCAAGCTCAAGGGTTACCACCCGGCGCGCGAGCTGGCGCGCCGCCTCGGCGAGCGAATGCAGCCGACGCCCTCGGACGCCGATTCCGACCCGATGCCCGACCGCGAGCCGGGGGACGGAGAGGCCTGA
- a CDS encoding electron transfer flavoprotein subunit alpha/FixB family protein translates to MGAILVFLERREGKVKPAGLQALSLAARLSSGDPVAALALGTGASEAAAAAGAHGAKQLVVAEDAVYDAFPVEAIAHALAAAAKQVSSDTILVPGTTLGRDAAARAAARLDTGLLSDVVELERQSGGALRGRRPIYSGKADAWESIPSARPAMATLRPNVFPAAPGAGGPAEIVRLDHQAPAARAVVVRTELPASQEIDVAEASIIVSGGRGLKEPANFALIRGLADALGGAVGASRAVVDAGWISHAHQVGQTGKVVSPSLYVACGISGAIQHLAGMSSSKVIVAINKDPDAPIFKAATYGIVGDLFEVVPTLTEEIKKVRAS, encoded by the coding sequence ATGGGTGCGATCCTCGTCTTCCTCGAACGCCGGGAGGGGAAGGTCAAGCCCGCGGGCCTCCAGGCGCTGTCGCTCGCCGCACGTCTCTCGAGCGGCGATCCCGTCGCCGCTCTGGCGCTGGGCACGGGTGCCTCCGAAGCCGCGGCGGCGGCCGGCGCTCACGGGGCGAAGCAGCTCGTGGTCGCGGAGGACGCGGTGTACGACGCGTTCCCGGTCGAAGCGATCGCGCACGCGCTCGCCGCCGCAGCGAAGCAGGTCTCCTCGGACACGATCCTCGTTCCCGGCACGACGCTCGGCCGCGACGCCGCCGCCCGCGCCGCGGCGCGGCTCGACACGGGACTCCTCTCGGACGTCGTCGAGCTCGAGCGGCAGTCGGGAGGCGCGCTCCGCGGCAGGCGGCCGATCTACTCGGGCAAGGCGGATGCCTGGGAGTCGATCCCCTCCGCGCGCCCCGCAATGGCAACCCTGCGACCCAACGTCTTCCCGGCGGCTCCGGGCGCCGGCGGTCCGGCGGAGATCGTGCGCCTCGACCATCAGGCGCCCGCCGCCCGCGCCGTCGTCGTCCGCACCGAGCTTCCGGCCAGCCAGGAGATCGACGTCGCCGAGGCCTCGATCATCGTGAGCGGCGGGCGCGGCCTCAAGGAGCCGGCGAACTTCGCTCTGATCCGAGGGCTCGCGGACGCGCTCGGCGGCGCCGTCGGCGCCTCGCGCGCGGTCGTCGACGCCGGCTGGATCTCGCACGCCCACCAGGTGGGTCAGACCGGCAAAGTCGTCTCGCCGAGCCTCTACGTCGCGTGCGGGATCTCCGGCGCGATCCAGCACCTCGCCGGCATGTCGAGCTCGAAGGTCATCGTCGCCATCAACAAAGATCCTGACGCGCCGATCTTCAAGGCCGCGACCTACGGGATCGTCGGCGACCTCTTCGAGGTGGTGCCGACGTTGACGGAAGAGATCAAGAAAGTTCGAGCGAGCTAG
- a CDS encoding beta-ketoacyl-ACP synthase III, whose product MTNHDLERIVETSDDWIRTRTGIRERRIAEPHEYMSQFAIEAGRRAVDMAGLTPEAIEIIICATVTPDVPIPATACFIQHGLGCKNAAAFDMSAGCSGFIYAQSVAKQFIVSGRCKHVLVIGAELLSKFLDWTDRTTCVIFADGAGAAVMSEGEEPRGVLASAMHTDGSMSDFICMEGGGSRYPASAETVAAGKHFITMRGNETFKIAVRSLEDVSREVLAKAGLTPDDVTWFIPHQANLRILSAVGDRLGIPAERSWVNVDRYGNTSAASIPIALDEAVRAGKVKRGDVVLMAAFGAGLTWAASVVRW is encoded by the coding sequence ATGACGAATCATGACCTCGAGCGCATCGTCGAGACGAGCGACGATTGGATCCGCACCCGGACCGGCATCCGTGAGCGGCGGATCGCCGAACCGCACGAGTACATGTCGCAGTTCGCCATCGAGGCCGGCCGGCGCGCCGTCGACATGGCCGGTCTGACCCCCGAAGCGATCGAGATCATCATCTGCGCCACGGTGACCCCCGACGTCCCGATTCCGGCGACGGCCTGTTTCATCCAGCACGGGCTCGGCTGCAAGAACGCGGCCGCCTTCGACATGTCGGCAGGCTGCTCGGGCTTCATCTACGCGCAATCGGTCGCGAAGCAGTTCATCGTCAGCGGCCGATGCAAGCACGTGCTCGTCATCGGCGCGGAGCTCCTGAGCAAGTTCCTCGATTGGACCGACCGCACGACCTGCGTCATCTTCGCCGACGGCGCCGGCGCCGCGGTGATGAGCGAGGGCGAGGAGCCGCGCGGCGTCCTCGCCTCGGCCATGCACACCGACGGCAGCATGAGCGACTTCATCTGCATGGAAGGTGGCGGATCGCGGTATCCGGCGAGCGCCGAAACCGTCGCGGCGGGCAAGCACTTCATCACGATGCGCGGGAACGAGACGTTCAAGATCGCGGTGCGCTCGCTCGAGGACGTTTCGCGCGAAGTGCTCGCGAAGGCCGGACTGACACCGGACGACGTCACGTGGTTCATCCCGCACCAGGCGAACCTGCGGATCCTCTCCGCGGTCGGCGATCGCCTCGGCATCCCGGCCGAGCGGTCATGGGTCAACGTCGACCGTTACGGCAACACCTCGGCGGCGTCGATCCCGATCGCGCTCGACGAGGCGGTGCGCGCGGGGAAGGTCAAGCGCGGCGACGTCGTGCTCATGGCGGCGTTCGGCGCGGGGCTGACCTGGGCGGCCTCGGTGGTGCGCTGGTGA
- the fabG gene encoding 3-oxoacyl-ACP reductase FabG — MERPFEGKTALVTGGSRGIGRAIAVELARKGASVVVGARTREAAAVTADAITSSGGQAVPLALDIADAASVESALGGLLKERATLPLLVNNAGVTRDNLLMRMKPEEWAQVIETNLTGIYRLCRAVVPSMVKARYGRIVNVTSVVARIGNAGQVNYAASKAGIEGFTRSLARELASRNVTANCVAPGFIDTDMTAALTEKQREALLAQVPLGRLGTGDDVAHAVSWLLSDAASYVTGITLDVNGGMAM; from the coding sequence GTGGAACGACCGTTCGAGGGGAAGACGGCGCTCGTCACCGGCGGCTCGCGAGGGATCGGGCGGGCGATCGCGGTCGAGCTCGCGCGGAAGGGCGCTTCGGTCGTCGTCGGGGCGAGGACGCGCGAGGCCGCGGCCGTGACAGCCGACGCCATCACGTCCTCCGGGGGGCAGGCCGTCCCCCTGGCCCTCGACATCGCGGACGCGGCATCGGTAGAATCCGCGCTCGGAGGGCTGCTCAAGGAGCGTGCTACACTCCCGCTCCTCGTCAACAATGCCGGGGTCACTCGGGACAATCTCCTCATGAGGATGAAGCCTGAGGAGTGGGCTCAAGTGATCGAAACGAACCTCACGGGGATCTACCGGCTGTGTCGCGCCGTCGTCCCCTCCATGGTCAAAGCGCGTTACGGGAGAATCGTGAACGTCACGTCGGTGGTGGCTCGTATCGGGAACGCAGGCCAGGTGAACTACGCCGCGTCGAAGGCGGGTATCGAGGGGTTCACCCGCTCGCTCGCCCGCGAGCTCGCGTCGCGCAACGTCACGGCGAACTGCGTCGCGCCCGGGTTCATCGACACCGACATGACGGCCGCGCTCACGGAGAAGCAGCGCGAGGCGCTCCTGGCACAGGTGCCGCTCGGCCGCCTCGGGACGGGAGACGACGTCGCCCACGCGGTATCGTGGCTCCTGAGCGACGCCGCTTCCTACGTCACGGGGATCACGCTGGACGTCAACGGCGGCATGGCGATGTGA
- the rpmF gene encoding 50S ribosomal protein L32 has protein sequence MPNPKRRHSRARRDKRRAHDALAQPGVSVCPNCQERKLPHRVCPHCGHYKGREVVEPPSA, from the coding sequence ATGCCGAATCCCAAGAGACGTCACTCTCGCGCGAGGCGCGACAAGCGTCGCGCGCACGACGCGCTGGCTCAGCCCGGCGTGTCCGTGTGCCCCAATTGCCAGGAGCGCAAGCTCCCGCACCGCGTGTGCCCGCACTGCGGCCACTACAAGGGCCGCGAGGTCGTCGAGCCGCCGTCAGCCTGA
- the acpP gene encoding acyl carrier protein produces the protein MASIEDKVKHIIVEQLGVDEDEVKPEAHFVDDLGADSLDVVELVMALEEAFGLEISDEDAEKLTTVKQAVDYIGAHAKV, from the coding sequence ATGGCTTCCATCGAAGACAAGGTCAAGCACATCATCGTGGAGCAGCTGGGCGTCGACGAGGACGAGGTCAAGCCCGAGGCCCACTTCGTGGACGACTTGGGTGCCGACTCGCTCGACGTCGTCGAGCTCGTCATGGCTCTCGAAGAGGCGTTCGGTCTCGAGATCTCCGACGAGGACGCCGAGAAGCTCACCACCGTGAAGCAGGCCGTCGATTACATCGGGGCCCACGCCAAGGTCTGA
- a CDS encoding DUF177 domain-containing protein → MPARLAGSLSPGGRGPHLEGSLEAVVPLTCSRCLEPFPWSVHSDFDLVVVREEPALAEDDDELDEDAAEALVAPEGKIGLEDLAKEQLYLNLPLKPICRPDCKGLCTSCGANRNTTTCGCATEAVDPRMAPLLEFRKKKIDS, encoded by the coding sequence GTGCCGGCGCGCCTCGCGGGCTCGCTCAGTCCGGGAGGGCGCGGGCCGCATCTCGAGGGAAGCCTCGAGGCGGTCGTACCGCTCACGTGCAGCCGCTGCCTCGAGCCGTTTCCTTGGAGCGTCCACTCGGACTTCGACCTGGTCGTAGTGCGGGAGGAACCGGCGCTCGCCGAGGACGACGACGAACTCGATGAGGACGCCGCGGAGGCGCTCGTCGCCCCCGAGGGAAAGATCGGGCTCGAAGACTTGGCCAAGGAACAGCTCTACCTCAACCTTCCCCTGAAACCGATCTGCCGGCCCGATTGCAAGGGGTTGTGCACCTCCTGCGGCGCCAACCGCAACACGACGACCTGCGGCTGCGCGACCGAAGCCGTCGACCCCCGCATGGCGCCGCTGCTCGAGTTCCGCAAGAAGAAGATCGACTCCTAG
- the fabF gene encoding beta-ketoacyl-ACP synthase II, producing the protein MRRRVVITGLGVVSPLGLDTPSTWEALLAGKSGIGPITGFDASAFTSRIAGEVHGFVPENYVDRKEVKKMDTFIHFAIAASKEAMADSGLVVDASNAERVGVYIGSGIGGLHMHESTHKDYLERGPRRISPFFIPGMIINLAAGQVSILFGAKGPNLAVATACATGNHAIGEAMRLIREDYADAMIAGGTDAGVTPLALGGFCAMKALSTRNDDPPKASRPFDAERDGFVMGDGAGILVLEERDRAIARGARIYAELAGYGLSGDAYHISAPSENGEGAARAMRGALKDAGLAPETVDYINAHGTSTPVGDKIETQAVKTVFGDHARKLAVSSTKSMTGHLLGAAGGLESAITTLAVYHGEIPPTINYEHPDPACDLDYVPNVSRKVALRAALNNSFGFGGTNASLLTIRHDA; encoded by the coding sequence TTGCGCCGCCGCGTCGTCATCACCGGGCTGGGAGTGGTGTCTCCCCTCGGCCTGGACACGCCGTCCACCTGGGAGGCGCTCCTCGCCGGCAAGAGCGGGATCGGCCCGATCACCGGGTTCGACGCCTCCGCGTTCACCTCGCGCATCGCCGGAGAGGTCCACGGCTTCGTTCCGGAGAACTACGTCGACCGGAAGGAAGTCAAGAAGATGGACACGTTCATCCACTTCGCGATCGCCGCGTCGAAGGAGGCGATGGCCGATTCGGGCCTCGTCGTCGACGCGTCGAACGCCGAGCGCGTGGGCGTGTACATCGGGTCGGGGATCGGCGGCCTCCACATGCACGAGTCGACCCACAAGGACTACCTCGAGCGCGGGCCGCGGCGGATCTCCCCTTTCTTCATCCCGGGGATGATCATCAACCTCGCCGCGGGCCAGGTGTCGATCCTCTTCGGCGCCAAGGGACCGAACCTCGCCGTCGCGACCGCGTGCGCCACCGGCAACCACGCGATCGGCGAGGCGATGCGCCTCATCCGTGAAGATTACGCCGACGCGATGATCGCGGGCGGAACCGATGCCGGCGTCACGCCGCTCGCCCTCGGCGGGTTCTGCGCGATGAAGGCGCTCTCGACGCGAAACGACGACCCGCCGAAGGCCAGCCGTCCGTTCGACGCCGAGCGCGACGGGTTCGTCATGGGCGACGGCGCGGGGATCCTCGTCCTCGAGGAGCGCGACCGCGCGATCGCGCGCGGGGCGCGCATCTACGCCGAGCTCGCGGGCTACGGCCTGTCGGGCGACGCCTACCACATCTCGGCGCCCTCGGAGAACGGCGAGGGGGCCGCGCGCGCGATGCGCGGCGCCCTGAAGGACGCCGGCCTCGCCCCCGAGACGGTCGACTACATCAACGCCCACGGGACCTCGACGCCGGTCGGAGACAAGATCGAGACGCAGGCGGTCAAGACCGTCTTCGGCGACCATGCGAGGAAGCTGGCGGTGTCGTCGACGAAGTCGATGACGGGGCACCTCCTGGGCGCGGCGGGCGGCCTCGAGAGCGCGATCACGACCCTCGCCGTCTACCACGGCGAGATCCCGCCGACGATCAACTACGAGCACCCCGATCCCGCGTGCGATCTCGACTACGTGCCGAACGTGTCGCGCAAGGTCGCGCTCCGGGCGGCGCTCAACAACTCCTTCGGGTTCGGCGGGACGAACGCATCGCTCCTGACGATCCGGCACGACGCATGA